Proteins encoded in a region of the Mycobacterium branderi genome:
- a CDS encoding sensor histidine kinase, giving the protein MDGAVPHRQRTAGRTAGEWHWAWEIYVVVLCFATIAAVLLPNSRAGNPLVVTAALAVIVVCVLTVGRRVLRSGETTWRAWALAGVVAAASLVAMWSTPVADTAVPLAIAAVPATYPIVYASLPMWAAPVVTTAVTITPMMFVLIAGRPGSMDIRLVIFVTLVAAVAAPVIGTLGATATRQRARMAAMVRELAASRAESARLSSEAGAAVERERLAREIHDTLAQGFTSIVALAQAVEAELDSDRAAADRHLGLIRTTARENLAEARAIVAGLSPTVLGEGSLAAAIRRQCDKLTAETGIAVKFSADRDLPALGMAADVVLLRATQEALANVRKHAQATTVCAKLSAAANGVRLTLADNGIGLSSDHPDGFGLRGMKARVAQVGGKMRVSRTPGGGVSIEIEVPV; this is encoded by the coding sequence ATGGACGGCGCTGTCCCGCACCGACAGCGAACAGCCGGACGCACTGCCGGCGAGTGGCATTGGGCGTGGGAGATCTACGTCGTAGTCCTTTGCTTTGCGACGATCGCGGCGGTACTGCTACCGAACAGCCGCGCCGGCAATCCCCTCGTCGTGACGGCGGCACTGGCGGTCATCGTGGTCTGCGTCCTGACAGTCGGTCGCCGAGTGCTTCGTTCCGGCGAGACGACCTGGCGGGCATGGGCGCTGGCCGGTGTGGTGGCAGCGGCGTCCCTGGTGGCGATGTGGTCCACGCCGGTGGCCGATACCGCGGTGCCGCTGGCGATCGCGGCCGTACCGGCGACGTATCCGATCGTTTACGCATCGTTGCCGATGTGGGCCGCACCGGTGGTGACGACCGCCGTCACGATCACGCCGATGATGTTCGTGCTCATCGCCGGACGGCCGGGATCGATGGACATCCGGCTGGTGATTTTCGTGACGCTGGTCGCTGCGGTCGCCGCCCCGGTGATCGGCACGTTGGGGGCTACGGCCACCCGGCAACGCGCGCGAATGGCCGCAATGGTCCGTGAGTTGGCGGCGAGCCGCGCCGAGAGCGCGCGGCTTTCCAGCGAGGCCGGTGCGGCGGTCGAACGCGAACGGCTGGCCCGCGAAATTCACGACACGCTCGCGCAGGGGTTCACCAGCATCGTGGCGCTGGCCCAGGCCGTCGAGGCCGAACTGGACTCCGATCGTGCCGCCGCCGACCGGCACCTCGGGTTGATCCGCACCACGGCACGGGAAAACCTGGCCGAAGCGCGGGCCATCGTGGCGGGGTTGTCCCCGACCGTCCTCGGCGAAGGCTCACTGGCCGCGGCGATTCGGCGTCAATGCGACAAACTCACCGCCGAGACCGGCATCGCGGTGAAGTTCTCCGCCGACCGCGACCTGCCCGCGCTGGGCATGGCCGCCGACGTGGTGCTGCTGCGCGCCACGCAAGAAGCACTCGCCAACGTCCGTAAGCACGCCCAGGCAACCACGGTGTGCGCCAAGCTGTCGGCCGCGGCCAACGGTGTTCGGCTGACATTGGCGGACAACGGAATTGGGCTATCGAGCGACCACCCCGACGGGTTCGGTCTGCGCGGCATGAAGGCACGGGTAGCGCAGGTGGGCGGGAAGATGCGGGTCTCCCGCACCCCGGGCGGCGGAGTCAGCATCGAAATTGAGGTTCCTGTATGA
- a CDS encoding TetR-like C-terminal domain-containing protein: MTRPKPSLGRRGEAVRAAVLDATLAELVEHGVDGVSVAAVAASAGVHETSVYRRWRTREDLIVDALLERSAAEIPVPDTGSVRGDLVELCRLVIGYLSVPLGRALVRMAALNVEDESLARGRADFLASRLATMRVVVDRAVERGELPDRSDARLVLEMLVAPLHMRTILTGEPLTATLPEQLVDVLLDGLRPRA; encoded by the coding sequence ATGACGAGACCAAAGCCTTCGTTGGGCCGTCGCGGGGAGGCAGTACGCGCGGCGGTGCTGGACGCGACACTTGCCGAGTTGGTCGAGCACGGCGTCGACGGGGTGAGCGTCGCCGCAGTGGCGGCCAGCGCCGGCGTACACGAGACGTCGGTATACCGGCGTTGGCGCACGAGGGAAGACCTGATTGTCGACGCACTCCTCGAGCGCAGCGCAGCCGAAATTCCGGTCCCCGACACCGGATCGGTGCGCGGCGACCTGGTCGAGCTGTGCCGGTTGGTGATCGGATACCTGTCGGTGCCGCTGGGCCGGGCATTGGTCCGCATGGCGGCGCTCAACGTCGAGGATGAGTCCCTCGCGCGCGGTCGGGCCGACTTCCTCGCCTCGCGCCTGGCCACGATGCGGGTGGTGGTCGACCGGGCCGTCGAGCGTGGCGAACTGCCGGACCGCTCCGACGCTCGGCTGGTGCTGGAGATGCTCGTCGCGCCGCTACACATGCGGACGATCCTGACCGGGGAGCCTTTGACCGCGACTCTGCCCGAGCAGTTGGTCGACGTCCTGCTCGACGGGCTTCGACCCCGGGCGTGA
- a CDS encoding flavin-containing monooxygenase gives MPVETSQSHRRDPRIVIVGAGMAGIAAAHTCRQAGFKNFTILEKGSDVGGVWHWNRYPGLRCDVPSHTYQFAFAPKPDWKHIWATGEEIREYHRDLVGRLQLDRHLRLGCEVTSAVWSDNRWRVSTADGDTIDAEFLVAATGVLHHPAIPDIPGLDSFAGPVVHTARWTDVVTAGRRVAVIGTGSTGVQVFSALQPAAAHITHFVRTPQWVMWMPMGLRQPRIVGWLLRALPGLAWTVDRGQRIGSDLVVDLVTRPSWRRRLAQDYARLCLRIQVRDKDLRARLTPGYQPFCKRQVISASYYRRIAMPNASFLTEPITEITPAGIRTADGTHHEVDVIVLATGFQAHNYMRPLNLRGRDGLSIDDAWAKGPRAWAMTAIPGFPNLFTVLGPNSPSGSMSLQHVAELTAHYITGWLRRFRDGQITTVEITEEATSRFADDVAEAMRPTVWNTGCNSWYFADDNHIDLWPFDRKRLTRMLTQPRDDDYILTI, from the coding sequence CTGCCCGTCGAAACCTCCCAAAGCCACCGACGCGATCCGCGGATCGTGATCGTCGGCGCCGGCATGGCGGGCATCGCTGCCGCTCACACCTGCCGCCAAGCCGGGTTCAAGAACTTCACGATTCTGGAAAAAGGATCCGACGTCGGCGGCGTCTGGCACTGGAACCGCTACCCTGGCCTGCGATGCGATGTGCCATCGCACACTTACCAATTCGCGTTCGCGCCCAAACCCGACTGGAAACACATCTGGGCCACCGGCGAGGAAATCCGGGAGTACCATCGCGATCTCGTCGGCCGCCTCCAACTGGACCGGCATCTGCGGCTGGGCTGCGAAGTCACCTCGGCGGTGTGGTCGGACAACCGATGGCGGGTATCCACCGCCGACGGTGACACGATCGACGCCGAATTCCTGGTCGCCGCCACCGGGGTATTGCACCATCCCGCAATCCCGGACATACCCGGACTGGACTCGTTCGCCGGACCGGTGGTGCACACCGCCCGCTGGACAGACGTCGTCACCGCAGGCCGACGGGTGGCGGTGATTGGCACGGGTTCGACTGGCGTACAAGTGTTCTCGGCTCTGCAGCCCGCCGCGGCGCATATCACGCATTTCGTCCGCACGCCGCAGTGGGTGATGTGGATGCCGATGGGACTGCGCCAACCGCGGATCGTCGGGTGGCTCCTGCGAGCATTGCCCGGCCTGGCCTGGACCGTGGACCGCGGCCAGCGCATCGGCTCGGATCTCGTGGTCGACCTGGTCACCCGACCGTCCTGGCGGCGACGGCTGGCCCAGGACTATGCGCGGCTGTGCCTGCGAATACAGGTGCGCGACAAGGACCTTCGTGCCCGTCTCACCCCGGGTTATCAGCCGTTCTGCAAACGCCAGGTGATCTCCGCCAGCTACTACCGCCGGATCGCCATGCCGAACGCCAGCTTCCTTACCGAGCCCATCACCGAGATCACCCCGGCCGGGATACGAACCGCCGACGGCACACACCACGAGGTCGACGTCATTGTGCTCGCCACCGGGTTTCAAGCCCACAACTACATGCGTCCGCTGAACCTGCGCGGCCGCGACGGGCTGTCGATCGACGACGCCTGGGCGAAGGGTCCCCGCGCTTGGGCGATGACCGCGATCCCCGGATTCCCAAATCTGTTCACCGTTCTGGGCCCCAACTCCCCCTCCGGTTCGATGTCACTGCAGCACGTCGCCGAACTGACCGCCCACTACATCACCGGATGGCTGCGACGGTTCCGCGACGGCCAGATCACCACCGTCGAAATCACCGAGGAAGCCACCAGCCGCTTCGCCGACGACGTCGCCGAGGCAATGAGACCGACGGTCTGGAATACCGGCTGCAACTCCTGGTACTTCGCCGACGACAACCACATCGACCTGTGGCCCTTTGACCGCAAGCGGCTGACCAGGATGCTGACCCAGCCCCGCGACGACGACTACATCCTCACTATCTGA
- a CDS encoding TetR/AcrR family transcriptional regulator has product MADSTRDRILNEALRLFAEHGYAGTSVASIEEAAGLSPHSGALYTHFGSKQQVMAAAVERAIQTADASFTLAPMLSLGNLEAELTLVARGSLVLMTNWRNLIRVMAKEGDRFPEVMADARDRLFARSRQFLAKWLQDKAPQDDSVDRDFEAITAIWLGAIENYWIATSIHNDRPLGIDEDRFIRQWVRTLMTAIGAPT; this is encoded by the coding sequence GTGGCCGACAGCACCCGCGATCGGATCCTGAACGAAGCGCTGCGGCTGTTCGCCGAACACGGTTATGCCGGCACGTCGGTCGCCTCGATCGAAGAAGCGGCCGGGCTGTCGCCGCACTCCGGAGCCCTGTACACCCATTTCGGGTCGAAGCAACAGGTCATGGCCGCCGCCGTCGAGCGGGCTATTCAGACCGCAGATGCGAGTTTCACGCTCGCGCCGATGCTGTCGCTGGGCAACCTCGAGGCCGAGCTGACGCTGGTTGCCCGTGGCTCGCTGGTGCTGATGACCAACTGGCGCAACCTGATTCGCGTGATGGCCAAGGAAGGCGACCGGTTCCCGGAGGTGATGGCCGACGCCCGCGACCGGCTATTCGCCCGGTCGCGGCAATTTCTGGCCAAGTGGCTCCAAGACAAAGCACCGCAAGACGATTCAGTAGACCGCGACTTCGAAGCGATCACCGCAATCTGGCTCGGTGCGATCGAGAACTATTGGATCGCAACGTCTATCCACAATGATCGTCCGCTGGGAATCGACGAGGACCGATTCATTCGCCAATGGGTCCGCACACTGATGACCGCGATCGGAGCGCCCACATGA
- a CDS encoding 13E12 repeat family protein yields the protein MRSSSREEIVEAFDALESAMKRALDLTFDTLTTPECLAMLERCETIRRRLPAVEHPLINQLAEQASETELGGTLRFALAERLRITPAEASRRIHEAKDLGPRQAMTGEPLAPVLPATAAAQRGGQIGAGHVAVIRGFMHRLPGFVDAETRAHAEAHLAELAGQHRPDDLAMLAQRLTDCLNPDGDFSDDERARRRGLTLGKQGPDLMSHLSGWITPELRATLEAVWAKLAAPGMCNPADTTPVVDGTPCEETAQRDTRSTGQRNHDGLLAGLRALIASGNLGQHNGLPASIIVTTNLQDLEAGTGHGLTGGGTLLPMSDVIRIASHAHHYLAIFDKGKALALYHTKRLASPAQRIVLYAKDRGCTFPNCPVPGYHCEAHHCTPYAQCHTTDVNDLTLGCGGHHPITEDGWTTRKNAHGDTEWIPPPHLDHGQPRTNNYWHPDKLLRPDDDEDDDDP from the coding sequence ATGCGTTCGAGTAGCCGTGAGGAGATCGTCGAGGCCTTCGACGCACTCGAATCTGCCATGAAGCGCGCCCTGGACCTGACGTTTGATACGTTGACCACCCCGGAATGCCTGGCCATGTTGGAGCGCTGTGAAACCATCCGCCGGCGGTTGCCGGCGGTGGAGCATCCGCTGATCAACCAGCTGGCCGAACAGGCCAGCGAGACTGAGTTGGGCGGCACGCTGCGGTTTGCGCTGGCCGAGCGGTTGCGCATCACCCCGGCCGAGGCCAGTCGGCGCATTCACGAAGCCAAAGACCTCGGGCCGCGCCAGGCGATGACCGGCGAACCGTTGGCGCCGGTGTTGCCCGCGACCGCCGCCGCCCAGCGCGGCGGGCAGATCGGCGCCGGTCATGTGGCGGTGATCCGTGGTTTCATGCACCGGCTGCCCGGCTTCGTCGACGCCGAAACCCGCGCACACGCCGAGGCCCACCTGGCCGAGTTGGCCGGGCAGCATCGCCCCGACGACCTAGCCATGTTGGCCCAGCGGCTCACCGACTGCCTCAACCCCGACGGCGACTTTTCCGACGACGAGCGGGCGCGCCGACGCGGCCTGACCCTGGGCAAACAAGGCCCCGATCTCATGTCACACCTAAGCGGCTGGATCACCCCGGAACTGCGCGCCACCCTCGAAGCCGTGTGGGCCAAACTCGCCGCCCCCGGCATGTGCAACCCCGCCGACACGACACCCGTCGTCGACGGCACCCCTTGCGAGGAGACAGCCCAACGCGACACCCGCAGCACCGGCCAGCGCAACCACGACGGGCTGCTGGCCGGACTGCGCGCACTGATCGCCTCCGGAAACCTCGGCCAGCACAACGGGCTACCGGCCAGCATCATCGTCACCACCAACCTGCAAGACCTCGAAGCCGGCACCGGACACGGCCTCACCGGCGGCGGAACACTACTGCCGATGTCCGATGTGATCCGGATCGCCTCCCACGCCCACCACTACCTAGCCATCTTCGACAAAGGCAAAGCCCTGGCGCTGTACCACACCAAACGTTTAGCGTCGCCCGCCCAGCGAATCGTGTTATACGCGAAGGATCGCGGGTGCACGTTCCCGAATTGCCCGGTACCGGGCTATCACTGCGAAGCCCACCACTGCACCCCGTATGCCCAATGCCACACCACCGACGTCAACGACCTCACCCTAGGCTGCGGCGGGCACCACCCCATCACCGAAGACGGCTGGACCACCCGGAAAAACGCGCACGGCGACACCGAATGGATACCACCCCCACACCTCGACCACGGCCAACCCCGCACCAACAACTACTGGCACCCCGACAAACTCCTCCGGCCAGACGACGACGAAGACGACGACGACCCGTAG
- a CDS encoding alpha/beta hydrolase: MTVVKQLTAVLGSLTGLAFTANGYRPLSKRGYPSLFVFAYGVFASELPLEVLAGQFATLAAVTRRLSPRVRWFSWLVSALSWLGLLGLHRIGRQSDRPLTAALDVGLGAGRRTESGDLWKRPAGAGTAKTPGVIRMMRVYGDYAHDTNISYGPYGSRNYLDIWRRPDLDPNGQAPVLLQVPGGAWMLGSKRHQAYPLMSHLAELGWVCVAINYRLSPRSTWPDHIVDVKRALAWTKENIAEYGGDPDWIAITGGSAGGHLCALAALTANDPQFQPGFEDADISVRAAVPFYGVYDFTHTDSLHPLMTPTLGKYVFKLSRNETAEALCAASPISHVSSDAPPFFVLHGRNDSLIPVEQGRAFAARLREVSHQPVAYAELPYAQHAFDIFGSARAAHAAVAVEQFLAEIYVRSRVTSAT, translated from the coding sequence GTGACCGTCGTGAAGCAATTGACAGCTGTCTTGGGGTCCCTGACCGGGTTGGCGTTCACCGCCAACGGCTACCGCCCGCTGAGCAAGCGCGGCTACCCCTCGCTGTTCGTCTTCGCCTACGGCGTGTTCGCCTCGGAACTACCGCTGGAAGTCCTCGCCGGCCAATTCGCGACGTTGGCCGCGGTGACCCGGCGGCTGTCTCCGCGGGTGCGCTGGTTCAGCTGGCTGGTGTCGGCGCTGTCATGGCTGGGTCTATTAGGTCTGCATCGCATCGGCCGCCAATCCGACAGGCCGCTCACCGCAGCGCTGGATGTCGGGCTGGGCGCCGGCCGTCGTACCGAATCGGGCGATCTGTGGAAGCGGCCCGCGGGCGCCGGCACCGCCAAGACGCCAGGCGTTATCCGCATGATGCGGGTGTACGGCGACTATGCACACGACACCAATATCAGTTACGGCCCATACGGCTCGCGCAACTATCTCGACATCTGGCGGCGTCCCGATTTGGATCCCAACGGACAGGCCCCGGTGCTGCTGCAGGTTCCCGGCGGTGCATGGATGCTGGGAAGTAAACGCCACCAGGCGTATCCGTTGATGAGTCATCTGGCCGAGTTGGGCTGGGTTTGTGTCGCAATCAACTACCGGCTCAGCCCGCGTTCGACCTGGCCCGACCATATCGTCGACGTCAAACGTGCACTGGCCTGGACCAAGGAAAACATCGCCGAATACGGCGGGGACCCAGACTGGATTGCGATCACCGGCGGCTCAGCGGGCGGCCACTTGTGCGCATTGGCCGCGCTGACCGCGAATGATCCGCAATTCCAACCCGGTTTCGAGGACGCCGACATCAGCGTGCGAGCCGCGGTCCCGTTCTACGGCGTCTACGACTTCACCCATACCGATTCACTGCACCCACTGATGACGCCGACGCTGGGCAAATACGTGTTCAAGCTGTCACGCAACGAAACGGCCGAGGCTCTTTGCGCCGCCTCGCCGATCAGTCACGTCAGTTCCGATGCCCCACCGTTTTTCGTGCTGCATGGGCGTAATGACTCGCTCATCCCGGTCGAACAGGGCCGGGCTTTCGCGGCGCGCCTACGCGAAGTCAGCCACCAGCCAGTTGCCTACGCCGAATTACCCTACGCACAGCACGCTTTCGACATCTTCGGGTCCGCCCGCGCCGCGCACGCTGCGGTGGCCGTCGAACAGTTCTTGGCCGAGATCTACGTGCGCTCCAGGGTTACCTCAGCGACTTGA
- a CDS encoding PDR/VanB family oxidoreductase produces MKQSIWASRPADLYGRRKRDRALTALYGVGTLFGGLASASRWTPSRVAPVQRTITAVVTKREVLAPDVVALTLADPDGGLLPSWTPGAHIDVRLPSGRRRQYSLCGPPGRRTDYRIAVRRIADGGGGSIEMHDTFDVGDTLVLEGPRNAFYLVTDEREVLFVIGGIGITPILPMVQVAQQHGINWRAVYAGRSRQYMPLLDELVAVAPDRVTVWADDERGRIPTAEDLLVDAGPTTAVYVCGPTGMLESVRAARDEHADAPLHYERFSPPPVIDGVPFELELARSGQVVSVPANRSALAVMLDRDPATPYSCQQGFCGTCKVKVLAGDVERRGRAAEGDGEMLVCVSRAKGDRVVIDA; encoded by the coding sequence GTGAAGCAAAGCATTTGGGCGAGTAGACCGGCCGACTTGTATGGTCGGCGCAAGCGCGACCGCGCGCTGACCGCGCTGTACGGCGTGGGCACACTGTTCGGCGGCCTGGCGTCCGCGTCGCGGTGGACACCGTCGCGGGTGGCGCCGGTGCAGCGCACGATCACGGCGGTGGTCACCAAACGCGAAGTGCTGGCCCCCGATGTGGTGGCGTTGACGTTGGCCGATCCCGATGGCGGTCTGCTGCCGTCGTGGACACCCGGCGCGCATATCGATGTCCGGCTGCCTTCGGGCCGTCGCCGGCAGTACTCTCTGTGCGGTCCGCCCGGCCGGCGCACCGACTACCGCATCGCCGTGCGCCGCATCGCCGACGGCGGTGGCGGTTCGATCGAGATGCACGATACCTTCGACGTGGGTGACACGCTGGTGCTGGAAGGCCCGCGCAACGCGTTCTACCTCGTCACGGACGAGCGCGAGGTGTTGTTCGTGATCGGCGGTATCGGGATAACGCCGATCCTGCCCATGGTTCAGGTCGCACAGCAGCACGGAATCAATTGGCGCGCAGTGTATGCCGGCCGCAGCCGCCAGTACATGCCGCTGCTGGACGAGCTGGTGGCGGTGGCGCCGGACCGGGTCACTGTGTGGGCGGACGACGAGCGCGGCCGGATCCCCACCGCCGAGGACCTGCTTGTCGACGCGGGGCCGACGACGGCGGTCTACGTGTGCGGACCGACCGGCATGCTGGAGTCGGTGCGGGCGGCGCGTGACGAACATGCCGATGCACCACTGCATTACGAGCGGTTCAGTCCGCCGCCGGTCATCGACGGTGTTCCTTTCGAGCTGGAGCTCGCGCGGTCTGGGCAGGTGGTCAGCGTGCCGGCGAACCGCTCGGCACTGGCGGTCATGCTCGACCGCGACCCGGCAACCCCGTATTCGTGTCAGCAGGGTTTCTGCGGAACCTGCAAGGTGAAGGTGCTGGCCGGCGACGTGGAGCGCAGAGGACGCGCCGCCGAGGGCGACGGCGAAATGTTGGTCTGCGTCTCGCGGGCCAAGGGCGATCGTGTGGTGATCGACGCCTAA
- a CDS encoding SDR family oxidoreductase produces MTTSFVTASDGVTLAVHRYGEIDARRPTILAIHGYPDNHHVWDGVAEQLADRYNFAAYDVRGAGESSKPADRSGYRLPQLVSDIAAVIDSLGVDEVHLVAHDWGSIQAWSAVTDDSVMGRIASFTSISGPHLNYAGKFLRSPRTPRAVADVAKQVLASSYIWFFLCPGVPELAIRSRATVKVFEAVERIGRSSTRSRRPAPYRSVHDYLNGLNLYRANMPAPILAPPARLPETRVPVQVLVARKDYFVSPALQRFTGSLAPGGRIVPIEGGHWVVTSRPDVIARLTGEWVDLVTEGAAGSSVVNTGSRDVVGKLALVTGAGAGIGRATAVELARQGAATVVVVDLDAGSADETAEAVRAAGAEAAVYQVDVSDEAAMNDLAAQVHEKHGVVDILVNNAGIGMAGRFLETTPEHWDTIIGVNVRGVINGSRVFGAQMVERGQGGTIINVASAAAFLPSKSMVAYGTTKAAVLALSESLRADLADEGITVTAVCPGFVNTNIAKSTVYAGFSAEQQERARQKADAAYRRRNYTPEAVAKAIVKAIRTGPAVLPVAAESRIGYALRRLSPSLVRLFARFDLRQTAEIASAAEPGAADRRTTT; encoded by the coding sequence ATGACCACCTCTTTCGTGACCGCGTCGGACGGCGTCACCCTGGCCGTGCACCGGTACGGCGAAATCGACGCGCGGCGACCGACCATCCTGGCGATCCACGGCTATCCGGACAACCACCACGTGTGGGACGGCGTCGCGGAGCAGCTTGCCGACCGGTACAACTTCGCGGCCTATGACGTGCGCGGGGCCGGTGAGTCGTCCAAGCCGGCCGACCGGTCGGGATACCGCCTCCCCCAACTGGTTTCGGACATCGCCGCGGTGATCGACAGCCTTGGGGTCGACGAGGTTCACCTGGTGGCCCACGACTGGGGCTCGATTCAAGCCTGGTCCGCGGTCACCGACGACTCGGTGATGGGCCGGATCGCGTCGTTCACGTCGATCTCCGGGCCGCACCTGAACTATGCGGGCAAGTTCCTGCGGTCACCGCGCACGCCGCGTGCCGTGGCGGACGTCGCCAAACAGGTCCTGGCGTCCAGCTACATCTGGTTCTTCTTGTGCCCGGGTGTGCCGGAGCTGGCGATCCGGTCCCGCGCGACCGTGAAAGTCTTTGAGGCGGTTGAACGTATCGGCCGGTCCAGCACCCGAAGCCGGCGCCCTGCGCCGTACCGGTCGGTCCACGACTACCTCAACGGGCTCAACCTCTACCGCGCCAACATGCCTGCGCCGATCCTGGCGCCGCCGGCACGGCTGCCGGAAACACGAGTGCCGGTGCAGGTGCTGGTTGCGCGCAAGGACTATTTCGTGTCGCCCGCCCTGCAGCGGTTCACCGGCTCTCTCGCGCCGGGCGGCAGGATCGTCCCGATCGAAGGCGGGCACTGGGTGGTGACGTCGCGTCCGGACGTCATCGCGCGGCTCACCGGCGAGTGGGTGGACCTGGTCACCGAGGGCGCAGCGGGCAGTTCGGTCGTCAACACCGGATCCCGTGATGTGGTAGGCAAACTCGCGCTGGTCACCGGGGCGGGCGCCGGGATCGGCCGGGCCACCGCGGTGGAGTTGGCCCGTCAGGGTGCCGCCACCGTCGTGGTGGTCGACCTCGATGCCGGCAGCGCGGACGAAACCGCGGAGGCCGTGCGTGCTGCCGGGGCCGAGGCCGCGGTCTACCAGGTCGACGTCAGCGACGAAGCCGCGATGAATGACCTTGCCGCACAAGTGCACGAAAAGCATGGCGTCGTCGACATCCTGGTCAACAACGCCGGCATCGGGATGGCGGGCCGGTTCCTGGAGACGACGCCCGAGCACTGGGACACCATCATCGGGGTCAACGTGCGCGGCGTCATCAACGGCAGCCGGGTGTTCGGCGCGCAGATGGTCGAGCGCGGCCAGGGCGGAACGATCATCAACGTGGCGTCGGCCGCAGCGTTTTTGCCGTCGAAATCCATGGTCGCCTACGGCACCACGAAGGCAGCCGTGCTCGCATTGAGCGAATCGCTGCGCGCGGACCTCGCCGACGAGGGCATTACGGTGACGGCGGTGTGTCCCGGCTTCGTCAATACTAATATCGCCAAAAGCACTGTGTACGCTGGCTTTTCGGCCGAGCAGCAGGAGCGGGCCCGGCAGAAGGCCGATGCCGCGTATCGGCGTCGTAACTATACCCCGGAAGCCGTCGCGAAAGCGATCGTCAAGGCGATCCGGACCGGCCCGGCGGTACTGCCGGTCGCGGCCGAGTCCCGGATCGGCTATGCGCTGCGCCGCCTCAGCCCCTCGCTGGTGCGGCTGTTCGCGCGGTTCGACCTTCGACAGACCGCGGAGATCGCCAGCGCGGCGGAGCCGGGCGCAGCGGATCGCCGCACAACAACCTGA
- a CDS encoding metal-dependent hydrolase: MFTVDEKAAGPHDESLDHERIVLQARDVDFDWAKLPFYYVPNEVFATHFCNVLHLLLPAGEEWIVDVFKRALPLIRDDQLRLDVQGFISQEAMHSQAHAGVADHLTAKGVDMTPFTSQIRWMFDKLIGDRPWWSRRRRQSWLAEQVSIVAALEHYTAILGEWILDTPQLDDLGADPVMLDLLRWHGAEEVEHKAVAFDTMKHLQAGYWRQVRTQLLVTPAMLWLFARGVRFMYSVDPHLPPGTKPRWRDYFDAARRGLVPGPFEFLRVIGAYYKPGFHPSQLGGVGRAVEYLARSPAARAAH; encoded by the coding sequence ATGTTTACCGTCGATGAGAAGGCAGCGGGCCCGCACGACGAGTCGCTCGATCATGAGCGGATCGTCCTGCAGGCGCGCGACGTCGACTTCGACTGGGCGAAGCTGCCGTTCTACTACGTGCCCAACGAGGTCTTCGCCACCCACTTCTGCAATGTCCTGCATCTGTTGCTGCCGGCGGGCGAGGAGTGGATCGTCGACGTCTTCAAGAGGGCGTTGCCGCTGATCCGCGACGACCAGCTGCGGCTGGATGTGCAGGGGTTCATCAGCCAGGAGGCGATGCATTCCCAGGCGCACGCCGGTGTGGCGGACCACCTCACGGCCAAGGGCGTCGATATGACGCCGTTCACCAGCCAGATCCGGTGGATGTTCGACAAGCTCATCGGGGACCGGCCCTGGTGGAGTAGGCGGCGACGGCAGAGCTGGCTGGCCGAGCAGGTCTCGATCGTGGCCGCGCTCGAGCACTACACCGCCATCCTCGGCGAGTGGATTCTGGACACGCCGCAGCTCGACGACCTGGGCGCCGACCCGGTGATGCTGGACCTGCTGCGCTGGCACGGCGCGGAAGAAGTCGAACACAAAGCGGTCGCCTTCGACACCATGAAGCACCTGCAGGCCGGGTACTGGCGCCAAGTGCGCACCCAGCTGCTGGTGACGCCGGCGATGCTGTGGTTATTCGCCCGCGGGGTGCGGTTCATGTACTCGGTCGACCCGCACCTGCCGCCGGGAACCAAACCGCGCTGGCGGGATTACTTCGACGCGGCGCGCCGCGGCTTGGTGCCCGGGCCGTTCGAGTTCCTGCGGGTGATCGGCGCCTACTACAAGCCGGGTTTCCACCCGTCGCAGCTGGGCGGGGTCGGGCGCGCGGTCGAGTACCTGGCCCGCTCCCCCGCTGCCCGCGCGGCGCACTAA